The following coding sequences are from one Granulicella arctica window:
- a CDS encoding outer membrane protein assembly factor, translated as MAGDRVVVVWGEGVAVVLRRPAEKGRRSFRSEIRRWSALAGWMLLLAGVTAGAQSISTPSTSALDGPVGGSVLAPDASSQVSQKVEAATEGQLGSKVQDVPAVAPLTATVWQFQGLHVDKIEFQGVTFDAGDTLPGEIAQKAGDPLDPQKVRQSLRRLFASGRYRDIDVRGIRQGDAVTLIFAGSPRYYIGRVEITGVKSERLTSLLEFGTKLDPGTSYTKGALEAGVEGIKQVLAQNGYYQPTVTVVSTMDAADQQVNATYTVNIGPQARIGLVTLEGSDAGFTLEEFRKKGKLKNRSKVNRETTSNALTRLRAQYQKRDRLEATAALQKSTYDPARKELDYQFTANQGPLVKVLTEGAKFSKSRLHLLVPVFEEGTVDNDLLNEGTFNIKDYLQQQGYFDATVQVKVIGADTPSEQIIYSVDKGKKHRVVAVTLKGNKYFDDDTLRERMRVQKADAYLRSGRFSPSLLSADESSIKSLYRANGFSDVTVSSSVQDSNNAANGKELKSAQIRVTITINEGLQQKFGTVNLAGVDPRRINDLKPLLNAQEGQPFSLITLSGDRDALLSYYVSNGFDQARIEIKQVKETADPARTDVTLEVVEGQQVFINKVLLSGVVRTRPKIVQDQLKVHAGDPLDQSALLDTQRKLYNLALFNEVVAAVQNPAGDAPRKNVLVQVTEAKRWDVTYGFGFEAQTGTPNQGTISEASAVLLGLKPGVQYEQNGSASVSPRVSLDVTRINLRGTDESLTLHTTYGLLEKIATLSFQNPHVLGRPLLAFSVSGGYSNVQNITTFQASTLQGDTRLTQKFRKTDTFIYDFQYRRVSVNPASLRVSANLIPQLSQPVRVGGPGLTWFHDTRQPSPLDASKGSYTSVQEFLASSKFGSQTSFNRVDLTNSTYYVFGKKKYVLARNTRLGFENSFGANPNITTDSTSACYGALLDTNASCNAVPLPERLYAGGATSHRGFGINSAGPRDLQTGYPVGGSAVFVNTTELRLPAQTLPYVGDSVSFVVFHDMGNVFDHIGDTFPSIKHFHQSDEQTCSNVSNAVGTCNFNYFSHAVGLGARYKTPVGPVRLDFSYNLNPPAYPVIYDFNGSDPHEAQAPHFNFFFSIGQSF; from the coding sequence TTGGCCGGAGATCGTGTGGTGGTCGTCTGGGGAGAGGGAGTAGCGGTGGTGTTGCGACGGCCAGCAGAGAAGGGGCGGCGATCGTTTCGGAGTGAAATCCGAAGATGGTCTGCGCTGGCGGGATGGATGTTGCTGCTTGCCGGGGTGACGGCGGGCGCGCAAAGCATATCTACGCCTTCGACATCTGCGTTGGATGGGCCTGTTGGTGGCAGCGTGCTGGCCCCGGATGCTTCAAGCCAGGTGTCGCAGAAGGTAGAGGCCGCCACGGAAGGCCAACTGGGATCGAAGGTGCAGGATGTGCCTGCGGTTGCGCCGCTCACGGCGACGGTGTGGCAGTTCCAGGGGCTGCACGTCGACAAGATCGAGTTTCAGGGGGTGACCTTCGACGCGGGTGATACGCTGCCCGGCGAGATCGCGCAAAAGGCCGGGGACCCTCTGGACCCACAGAAGGTGCGGCAGAGTTTGCGGCGGCTCTTCGCGAGCGGACGCTATCGCGACATTGACGTTCGCGGTATCCGGCAGGGCGATGCGGTGACGCTGATCTTTGCGGGATCGCCCCGATACTACATTGGCCGGGTCGAGATCACGGGTGTGAAGAGCGAGCGATTGACCTCGCTGCTGGAGTTCGGGACGAAGCTGGACCCGGGGACGTCCTATACCAAGGGAGCGCTTGAGGCTGGAGTCGAAGGCATCAAGCAGGTACTCGCGCAGAATGGCTACTATCAGCCGACGGTCACGGTGGTATCGACGATGGATGCGGCGGACCAGCAGGTGAATGCGACGTATACCGTCAATATCGGTCCACAGGCGCGGATCGGTCTGGTCACCCTGGAGGGGAGCGATGCGGGATTCACTCTCGAGGAGTTTCGCAAAAAAGGGAAGCTGAAGAATCGCAGTAAAGTGAACCGCGAGACGACCAGCAACGCCTTGACGCGGCTGCGAGCGCAGTATCAGAAGCGGGATAGGTTGGAAGCGACCGCGGCTCTTCAGAAGTCGACGTATGATCCTGCTCGCAAAGAGCTGGACTATCAGTTCACGGCGAACCAGGGACCTCTGGTGAAGGTGTTGACGGAGGGTGCCAAGTTTTCGAAGAGCAGGCTGCATCTGTTGGTCCCAGTGTTCGAAGAAGGGACGGTCGATAACGATCTGTTGAACGAGGGGACGTTCAACATCAAGGATTATCTCCAACAGCAGGGCTACTTCGATGCGACGGTTCAGGTGAAGGTGATTGGCGCGGATACACCGTCCGAGCAGATCATCTATTCCGTCGATAAAGGGAAGAAACACAGGGTCGTCGCGGTGACGTTGAAGGGAAACAAGTACTTCGACGACGACACGCTGCGGGAACGGATGCGTGTGCAGAAGGCGGATGCCTATCTGCGCAGTGGACGCTTCAGTCCGTCACTGTTGAGCGCGGATGAGAGCTCGATTAAGTCGTTGTATCGCGCCAATGGTTTCAGCGATGTTACGGTATCGTCGAGTGTGCAGGACTCCAACAATGCGGCGAACGGCAAGGAGCTGAAGTCGGCGCAGATTCGGGTCACCATCACGATCAACGAGGGACTACAGCAGAAGTTTGGGACGGTTAATCTTGCGGGCGTCGATCCGAGGCGTATCAACGATCTGAAGCCGCTGCTGAATGCGCAGGAAGGCCAGCCATTCTCGCTGATTACACTGTCCGGCGACCGCGATGCGCTGTTGAGCTACTACGTCAGCAATGGGTTCGACCAGGCCAGGATCGAGATCAAGCAGGTTAAAGAGACCGCTGACCCTGCGCGGACCGATGTCACGCTGGAGGTGGTAGAGGGGCAGCAGGTCTTCATCAACAAGGTGCTTCTCTCGGGCGTCGTGCGGACGAGGCCGAAGATCGTCCAGGACCAGCTGAAGGTTCACGCGGGCGATCCTCTGGACCAGAGTGCATTGCTGGATACGCAGCGCAAGTTGTACAACCTTGCGCTGTTCAACGAGGTTGTCGCGGCGGTGCAGAATCCCGCTGGAGATGCTCCTCGCAAGAATGTGCTGGTGCAGGTTACAGAAGCAAAGCGATGGGATGTGACGTATGGCTTCGGCTTCGAGGCGCAGACTGGAACGCCGAACCAGGGAACGATCTCTGAGGCTTCGGCTGTACTACTCGGCCTTAAGCCAGGCGTTCAGTATGAGCAGAATGGAAGCGCGAGCGTGAGTCCCCGAGTTTCGCTGGATGTGACGCGCATCAATCTGCGTGGAACGGATGAGTCTCTGACACTCCATACGACGTATGGCTTGCTTGAAAAGATTGCGACACTCAGTTTTCAGAACCCGCATGTCCTTGGCCGCCCTCTCCTGGCTTTCTCGGTGTCTGGCGGCTACTCCAATGTGCAGAATATTACGACCTTCCAGGCTTCGACGTTACAGGGTGATACTCGACTGACGCAGAAGTTTCGCAAGACGGATACGTTCATCTACGACTTCCAATATCGTCGCGTGTCAGTGAACCCGGCGAGCCTGCGGGTTTCGGCGAATTTGATCCCTCAGTTGTCGCAGCCGGTGCGTGTGGGTGGACCGGGGTTGACGTGGTTCCACGACACGAGGCAGCCGAGCCCGCTCGATGCGTCGAAGGGATCGTACACGTCGGTGCAGGAGTTTCTGGCGTCTTCGAAGTTTGGGTCGCAGACGAGCTTCAACCGGGTGGATCTTACGAACTCGACGTACTATGTCTTTGGCAAGAAAAAGTATGTGTTGGCGCGGAACACGCGTCTCGGGTTCGAGAACTCGTTCGGTGCGAATCCGAATATTACAACGGACTCTACCTCGGCTTGCTATGGCGCATTGCTCGATACCAATGCGAGCTGCAATGCGGTGCCTCTGCCGGAACGTTTATATGCGGGCGGCGCGACATCGCATCGTGGCTTCGGTATCAACTCTGCCGGGCCGCGCGATTTACAGACGGGCTATCCTGTGGGCGGCTCCGCGGTCTTCGTCAATACGACAGAGCTGCGGCTTCCTGCGCAGACGCTCCCGTATGTCGGCGACAGCGTTTCGTTTGTGGTCTTCCATGACATGGGCAACGTGTTCGATCACATCGGCGATACGTTTCCAAGCATCAAACACTTTCACCAGTCAGATGAGCAGACATGCAGCAACGTTTCGAATGCTGTCGGCACTTGTAACTTCAATTATTTTTCGCACGCGGTTGGCCTGGGTGCGCGATACAAGACGCCGGTGGGCCCTGTCCGCCTGGATTTCAGCTACAACCTGAATCCACCGGCCTATCCGGTGATTTATGACTTCAACGGAAGTGATCCGCACGAGGCACAGGCTCCGCACTTCAACTTCTTCTTCAGCATTGGACAGAGCTTCTGA
- a CDS encoding translocation/assembly module TamB domain-containing protein, whose product MNRSGENEQVVVTKRSLGGRIARPVGWTLLGLFLFVLVVLGGFAWYSTTSDFQRRVGKEVVSVLEDATGGRVELANINFSLWHLAIEAKGLVIHGLEGPGEAPYLSADRILVRVQIVNFFAHAAGTGVASHVGLNLLRVEHPQVHLIIDKDGKTNQPAPKHPSTSKTPVIDTLLDLKARDVELVNGMALLNDKAIPFDLAARDLNAQVQYLSATDRYGAIVDLNDLRTKMGKQKEAQSKLHIEAEVGRAVAELKRFDLHTGAASTLAATGSIRNFAQPEWQATVKGSLELKQVSVLANVDGLDAGVVDLNVNGHSCGTSPAVAQKHPHFWQRRHPKTEIKPAAKVLPPDPDCKAGYLLVGSAKLHKAAYADEFVRLHDIDGGAQLHITPTELLLTAVTGYLPGGGKAEGIFRISNWLGEVSADAAASSPTAVGAVTTVNKTATSLGSQAVATATKLPPVQSAHAYITATVTKIPLRTIMEITAPKNYGDLGFDTSITGPVKVEWGGPAKDVADTVEVDADVALSPTGVKRKGALSDIPVTGQVLGHYTGRTEVVKIQRLTFQTPQSTLNASGVLGVNLGDPLTDLRTDLTVRDLSEYDQLLQTLGFSANGKKGRAAIPVALHGGLEFNGAAKGAVADLDLKGHLTASQLEVQLGTTDVHVDSVVADAEYSPQAGLAVATSTIERGTAVLNLTGTVRPRRVVSRRGVVSYEWDDQIAIDGNAKLANAQAADVLEIVGQQKKIPLTGTLTANVHAVGTLKNLSGGGLVTLTNGVAYGETFESVVANLTVQGQDIEASSATVKLHGMQIQGSGGYDIASMHLHGHVEGDNVQLSKFKTLQQSGTSVDGLLNVVADANGTLTEPGLKANLKLNAVTLNNAALGDLSAAVHSEGKVAYVTAESMLVGAKLYLTGQTQLTGDYQTQAKLTLTGLDVGKPLALFSPGTIKATSSIAGVVTVDGPLATPKALSGTAEFNDVDVKLQGIELKAAEPLRISLGNGVAHLDQVHITGPDTDMHASGTAQLFGSTNPKGGVLDVKANGSVSIALAHTFDPEIISSGKVKFVVNAGGQVMNPALTGTVQFENVNLAMDGIPNGLSNMNGTLVFNEDRLQVQTLTATTGGGLLKIGGFLTYRNGLFANLTATGETVRVRLYGLSATANTNLKLLGGLDSLQLSGNILLTRFGIGPDVDFAAFASTGGVSAPTDPDALSNKIRLDVHITSSPQLDFQNSYAKLAGTVDLTVRGTVAEPSVLGRIQITDGSATFAGTTYQLQRGDIYFSNPVRIDPIIDLDATARVENYDITIGLHGTTTNLKPTYRSEPPLSEADVFALLALGRTQEESQLYQEQQVQAGTDPATSSLLGGALNATVSNRVEKLFGVGSVKIDPAFVGTLGNSAARITVQQQISRQITATFATNVNQSAQELIQVQYNFSNNKSVVVTRDETGVYSVVYKLRERYR is encoded by the coding sequence ATGAATCGATCCGGCGAGAACGAGCAAGTGGTGGTGACGAAGAGGTCGCTTGGCGGGCGCATTGCGCGACCTGTTGGGTGGACGCTGCTCGGGCTATTTCTTTTTGTGCTGGTGGTGTTGGGCGGCTTTGCGTGGTATTCGACGACGTCCGATTTTCAGCGGCGTGTCGGCAAAGAGGTCGTCAGCGTTCTCGAAGACGCGACGGGCGGCCGTGTGGAGCTGGCTAACATTAACTTTAGTCTTTGGCATCTGGCGATCGAGGCGAAGGGGCTGGTTATCCATGGTCTGGAGGGTCCGGGCGAAGCGCCGTATCTGTCGGCGGATCGGATTCTTGTCCGGGTGCAGATCGTCAACTTCTTCGCACATGCTGCGGGGACGGGCGTGGCTTCGCACGTCGGCTTGAACCTTCTGCGCGTCGAGCATCCGCAGGTGCACCTCATCATCGACAAGGACGGCAAGACGAATCAGCCGGCGCCGAAGCATCCCAGCACGAGCAAGACGCCGGTGATCGATACGCTGCTGGACCTGAAGGCGCGTGATGTGGAGCTCGTTAATGGGATGGCGTTGTTGAACGACAAGGCAATTCCGTTCGACCTGGCGGCGCGCGATCTGAATGCGCAGGTGCAGTATCTCTCTGCAACGGATCGCTACGGCGCAATCGTTGACCTGAACGATCTGCGTACGAAGATGGGTAAGCAAAAGGAGGCGCAGTCGAAGCTGCATATCGAAGCGGAGGTGGGTCGGGCTGTGGCGGAGCTGAAGCGTTTCGATCTACACACCGGTGCGGCCTCCACGCTTGCGGCGACGGGTTCGATTCGCAACTTCGCGCAGCCGGAGTGGCAGGCGACGGTGAAGGGTTCGCTTGAGTTGAAGCAGGTTTCAGTGCTTGCGAATGTGGATGGGTTGGACGCGGGTGTGGTTGATCTTAACGTCAACGGTCATAGTTGTGGGACGTCTCCGGCGGTTGCGCAGAAGCATCCGCACTTCTGGCAGCGGCGTCATCCGAAGACCGAGATTAAGCCCGCTGCGAAGGTACTGCCGCCCGATCCAGATTGCAAGGCTGGGTATCTTCTGGTGGGTTCGGCGAAGCTGCACAAGGCGGCGTATGCGGATGAGTTTGTTCGGCTGCATGACATCGACGGGGGAGCGCAACTGCACATTACGCCGACGGAGCTTCTGCTGACGGCGGTGACTGGATACCTGCCCGGTGGCGGCAAGGCGGAGGGCATCTTCCGCATCTCGAACTGGCTTGGTGAGGTCTCGGCGGATGCTGCTGCAAGCTCACCGACGGCGGTGGGTGCGGTGACGACTGTGAATAAAACCGCAACGTCGCTCGGTTCGCAGGCAGTTGCGACGGCGACCAAACTGCCGCCGGTGCAGAGCGCCCATGCATACATCACGGCGACGGTCACGAAGATTCCGTTGCGGACGATCATGGAGATCACGGCTCCGAAGAACTATGGTGATCTCGGGTTCGATACCTCGATTACCGGACCGGTGAAGGTGGAGTGGGGCGGCCCTGCGAAGGACGTCGCCGATACCGTCGAGGTAGATGCTGATGTGGCGCTATCGCCGACTGGGGTCAAGCGTAAGGGGGCATTGTCGGATATTCCTGTGACCGGTCAGGTGCTCGGGCATTACACGGGAAGGACGGAGGTGGTGAAGATTCAGCGATTGACGTTCCAGACGCCACAGTCGACGCTGAACGCGAGTGGCGTGCTGGGTGTCAATCTCGGCGACCCACTGACCGATCTCCGGACAGACCTTACGGTGCGTGATCTCTCCGAGTACGATCAGTTGTTGCAGACGCTGGGCTTCTCCGCGAATGGAAAGAAGGGCAGGGCAGCGATCCCTGTGGCGCTGCACGGCGGGCTTGAGTTCAACGGAGCGGCGAAGGGTGCGGTCGCCGATCTCGATCTGAAGGGACACCTTACGGCGTCACAGCTTGAAGTTCAGTTGGGGACGACGGATGTGCATGTCGATTCGGTCGTGGCAGATGCGGAGTATTCGCCGCAGGCCGGACTGGCGGTGGCGACATCTACGATTGAGCGTGGTACGGCGGTCCTGAATCTAACGGGTACGGTGAGGCCACGGCGGGTCGTCTCGCGGCGCGGTGTCGTCAGCTATGAGTGGGACGATCAGATCGCGATCGATGGCAACGCAAAGCTCGCCAACGCGCAGGCGGCGGATGTGCTTGAGATCGTCGGCCAGCAGAAGAAGATTCCGTTAACCGGGACGTTGACGGCGAACGTGCATGCTGTGGGAACATTGAAGAATCTATCCGGTGGAGGGTTGGTTACGCTGACGAACGGCGTTGCGTATGGAGAGACGTTTGAGTCGGTGGTGGCGAACCTAACGGTGCAGGGGCAGGATATCGAAGCGAGCAGTGCGACAGTGAAGCTGCACGGTATGCAGATCCAGGGCAGTGGTGGCTACGATATCGCATCCATGCATCTGCACGGCCACGTTGAAGGTGACAATGTACAGCTCTCGAAGTTCAAGACGTTGCAGCAGAGTGGGACCAGCGTGGATGGCTTGCTGAATGTTGTTGCGGATGCGAACGGTACGCTGACGGAGCCTGGTCTGAAGGCCAATCTGAAGCTCAATGCTGTGACGCTGAATAACGCGGCACTCGGGGATCTTTCCGCCGCAGTGCACAGCGAGGGCAAGGTTGCGTATGTGACGGCGGAGTCCATGTTGGTCGGCGCAAAGCTATATCTTACCGGGCAGACACAGCTGACTGGCGACTATCAGACTCAGGCAAAGCTTACATTGACTGGTCTCGATGTGGGTAAACCTCTGGCGCTTTTCTCGCCTGGGACGATCAAGGCGACCTCTTCGATTGCAGGCGTTGTGACAGTGGATGGGCCACTGGCGACTCCAAAGGCGCTGAGTGGAACGGCGGAGTTCAACGATGTCGATGTGAAGCTACAGGGCATCGAGCTGAAGGCGGCTGAGCCGCTGCGCATCAGCCTCGGCAACGGCGTCGCGCATCTGGATCAGGTCCATATCACTGGACCTGACACGGACATGCATGCAAGCGGAACGGCGCAGCTCTTTGGCTCGACCAATCCGAAGGGCGGCGTGCTGGATGTGAAGGCCAACGGCAGTGTGAGCATCGCGCTGGCGCATACCTTCGATCCGGAGATTATCTCGAGCGGCAAGGTGAAGTTTGTGGTCAATGCGGGCGGCCAGGTGATGAATCCAGCGTTGACGGGGACGGTGCAGTTCGAAAATGTGAACCTTGCGATGGACGGCATTCCGAACGGCCTGAGCAATATGAACGGAACGCTTGTCTTCAACGAAGATCGGTTGCAGGTACAGACACTGACGGCGACGACCGGCGGTGGACTGCTGAAGATCGGCGGCTTTCTGACGTACCGCAATGGCCTCTTCGCCAACCTGACGGCTACGGGCGAGACGGTTCGTGTGCGGTTGTATGGATTGAGCGCGACGGCAAACACAAACCTGAAGTTGCTGGGAGGGCTGGATAGCCTACAGCTAAGCGGCAATATTCTATTGACGCGCTTTGGCATTGGCCCCGATGTGGACTTTGCGGCGTTCGCTTCCACGGGAGGGGTGAGCGCACCGACGGATCCGGACGCGCTGTCGAACAAAATCCGGCTGGATGTTCACATCACAAGTTCGCCGCAGCTCGACTTCCAGAACTCATACGCAAAGCTGGCGGGGACGGTCGACCTGACGGTGCGTGGAACCGTTGCCGAACCATCGGTGCTCGGACGCATCCAGATCACCGACGGAAGCGCGACCTTTGCCGGAACGACATACCAGTTGCAGCGCGGCGATATTTATTTCTCCAATCCGGTCAGGATCGATCCGATCATCGATCTCGACGCGACGGCGCGCGTGGAGAACTACGACATCACGATTGGCCTGCATGGGACGACGACGAACCTGAAGCCGACCTACCGGTCGGAGCCGCCGTTGAGCGAGGCAGACGTCTTCGCGCTGTTAGCGCTGGGACGCACCCAGGAGGAGTCGCAGCTCTACCAGGAACAGCAGGTGCAGGCGGGGACTGATCCAGCTACGAGCTCGTTGCTGGGTGGCGCGCTGAATGCGACCGTCAGCAATCGCGTGGAGAAGCTCTTCGGTGTGGGAAGCGTCAAGATCGACCCGGCGTTTGTCGGGACGCTGGGCAACTCCGCGGCGCGTATTACGGTGCAGCAGCAGATATCGCGACAGATCACCGCAACCTTTGCGACCAACGTCAACCAGTCCGCGCAGGAACTTATCCAGGTGCAGTACAACTTCAGCAATAACAAGTCGGTTGTTGTCACCCGCGACGAGACAGGCGTCTACAGCGTCGTGTATAAGCTTCGCGAGCGGTACCGCTAG
- a CDS encoding CsbD family protein — protein sequence MNQENVSGKFDQVAGKIKQGIGEAVGNDKLANEGAAQQVKGHAKEAWGNVKDTAAELHDDARAKANARTEEEKLHAEHTGHNVRDNVTAAAQHAKESINRGLDHLKGNDRA from the coding sequence ATGAATCAGGAAAACGTTAGCGGAAAGTTCGATCAGGTTGCTGGCAAGATCAAGCAGGGCATCGGTGAAGCGGTCGGCAACGACAAGCTGGCCAACGAGGGCGCAGCCCAGCAGGTGAAAGGTCATGCGAAAGAGGCCTGGGGCAATGTCAAAGACACCGCCGCCGAGCTTCACGACGACGCGCGCGCGAAAGCCAATGCTCGCACCGAGGAGGAGAAGTTGCACGCGGAGCACACCGGCCACAACGTCCGCGATAATGTGACTGCGGCAGCGCAGCATGCGAAGGAAAGCATCAATCGCGGCCTCGATCATCTCAAAGGCAACGACCGAGCATAA
- a CDS encoding UbiA-like polyprenyltransferase codes for MARIWKSTVATLEMIKWEHSVFALPFALTGAVLAAGGWPPLRVLFWIVVCMVAARSAAMAFNRLVDARLDAANPRTAMRALPAGQLQSGFVVGFVVVAAAIFIVSAAMLNRLTLELAPIALSVVLAYSYMKRITRWSHLVLGLALGIAPSAAWIGVRGSLDPRIVVLTVAVLLWVGGFDILYACQDFEHDRKAGLNSVPQAFGLNAAFWMARVMHLGMMVLLVWLVRLFGLGWLAEVGLGIVTLLLLYEHSIISPGDLKRMNAAFFTLNGVISVVFFLFIAADLFFVK; via the coding sequence ATGGCAAGAATATGGAAGAGTACGGTCGCGACGCTGGAGATGATCAAGTGGGAGCACTCCGTGTTCGCGCTGCCGTTTGCGTTGACCGGTGCGGTGCTCGCCGCCGGGGGCTGGCCTCCGCTGCGGGTGTTGTTCTGGATTGTGGTGTGCATGGTGGCGGCACGGTCGGCGGCGATGGCGTTCAACCGGTTGGTGGACGCGCGACTTGACGCGGCGAATCCCCGGACGGCTATGCGTGCGCTGCCTGCGGGCCAGTTACAGAGCGGCTTTGTCGTCGGCTTTGTGGTGGTGGCGGCGGCTATTTTTATCGTGAGTGCGGCGATGCTCAATCGGCTGACGCTGGAGCTTGCGCCGATTGCTCTGTCGGTGGTGTTGGCGTACAGCTACATGAAGCGCATCACGCGCTGGTCGCATCTGGTGCTCGGTCTTGCACTTGGGATTGCTCCCTCTGCGGCATGGATCGGGGTGCGTGGCTCGCTCGACCCACGCATCGTCGTGCTGACGGTTGCTGTGCTGTTATGGGTTGGTGGTTTTGACATCCTCTATGCCTGCCAGGACTTCGAGCATGATCGGAAGGCCGGCCTCAACAGCGTGCCGCAGGCGTTTGGGCTGAATGCAGCGTTCTGGATGGCGCGGGTGATGCACCTTGGGATGATGGTGCTGCTTGTCTGGCTGGTACGGCTGTTTGGCCTCGGCTGGCTGGCTGAGGTGGGGCTCGGGATTGTGACGCTGCTGCTGCTCTATGAGCACAGCATCATCTCGCCGGGCGACCTGAAGCGGATGAATGCAGCCTTCTTCACGCTGAATGGAGTGATCTCTGTCGTCTTCTTTCTCTTTATCGCGGCGGATCTATTCTTCGTTAAATAG
- a CDS encoding lmo0937 family membrane protein: protein MLWTITIILVVLWLVGLVSSYTLGGWIHILLVLAVIMLIFNLLSGRRAL from the coding sequence ATGCTTTGGACTATCACAATCATTCTTGTTGTCTTATGGCTCGTTGGACTCGTCAGCAGTTACACCCTGGGCGGCTGGATTCATATTCTCCTCGTCCTTGCTGTCATCATGCTGATCTTCAACCTGCTCTCTGGACGACGAGCCTTGTAA
- a CDS encoding BON domain-containing protein: MNARNGRLMICAGFLAISLVACGLSTAHAQATSSETVSGPNDTQIQADVTKILDNKRFKDVKSGVQNGIVTLTGTVDLYSDKEDADKKASHRKNVKGVENMIEVAGPTVEDVQLRNKLGEKLAYDRVGYGTTAFNAFTIGVQNGAVTLGGTAYGPVDKASALALVASYPGVKDVIDNIEVAPTSPMDDRIRMAEFRTVYGAPQLNRYALDPAKPIRITVVNGNVTLSGVVDSEGDREVANIRANQVSGVFKVINNLQVAGSAPNK, from the coding sequence ATGAATGCAAGGAACGGAAGACTGATGATCTGTGCGGGTTTTCTGGCTATCTCTCTGGTTGCGTGCGGCCTTTCCACAGCCCATGCCCAGGCGACGAGCTCGGAGACGGTGAGCGGTCCTAACGATACGCAGATTCAGGCAGACGTGACCAAGATTCTGGACAATAAGAGGTTCAAGGATGTGAAGTCGGGCGTTCAAAACGGGATTGTGACCCTGACCGGAACCGTCGATCTCTACAGCGACAAGGAGGACGCGGACAAGAAGGCGAGCCATCGCAAGAACGTCAAGGGCGTCGAGAACATGATCGAGGTCGCCGGACCCACGGTGGAGGACGTGCAGTTGCGCAACAAGCTGGGGGAGAAGCTGGCCTACGATCGCGTCGGCTATGGGACGACCGCCTTTAATGCCTTTACGATCGGGGTGCAGAATGGCGCGGTCACGCTGGGCGGAACCGCATACGGGCCGGTGGATAAGGCTTCGGCTCTGGCTCTGGTGGCGAGCTACCCCGGGGTTAAGGATGTCATTGACAACATAGAAGTAGCTCCGACTTCCCCAATGGATGACCGGATTCGTATGGCGGAGTTTCGCACCGTGTACGGGGCTCCGCAGCTAAACCGGTATGCTCTTGATCCCGCGAAGCCGATCCGTATTACGGTGGTCAACGGAAACGTGACGCTCTCGGGAGTGGTCGATAGCGAGGGAGACAGGGAGGTCGCGAATATTCGTGCCAACCAGGTTTCCGGAGTGTTTAAGGTGATCAACAACCTTCAGGTTGCAGGCAGCGCGCCGAACAAATAG
- a CDS encoding peptidylprolyl isomerase, with amino-acid sequence MMNAITNTRVTVSAESRRSVLTALLLLVFVAPHCMAQAAAPVSFAPVVAQGTTPSNEDRGTVLDQVVAVVNGDLILESDVDEERRFEAFQPFNNHGASFTRDKIVERLIDRSLILQQAKLQPETPITDAEVNAQLATLKKDIPACKEYDCETDAGWQRFVAAQGFTMPELMERWRERMELLRFIELRFKMGIRILPAEIKTYYDKTLLPAYAARKTTPPKLDTISDRIQEILLQQQVGALLDDWLQSLKAQGSVRMAKPGEVLP; translated from the coding sequence ATGATGAATGCGATAACAAACACGAGGGTAACGGTATCGGCGGAGTCGCGACGGAGCGTGCTCACGGCCTTGTTGTTGTTGGTGTTTGTTGCTCCGCACTGCATGGCGCAGGCGGCAGCGCCGGTTTCTTTCGCGCCTGTTGTTGCTCAGGGAACGACACCTTCTAACGAAGATCGCGGGACGGTTCTGGATCAGGTGGTTGCGGTGGTCAACGGCGATCTGATCCTTGAAAGCGATGTCGATGAAGAGCGCCGATTTGAGGCGTTCCAGCCATTCAACAACCACGGAGCATCCTTTACGCGAGACAAGATTGTCGAACGGTTGATCGATCGGTCGCTTATTTTGCAGCAGGCAAAGTTACAACCTGAGACCCCAATCACTGACGCAGAGGTGAACGCTCAACTGGCGACGTTGAAGAAAGACATTCCCGCCTGCAAGGAGTACGACTGCGAGACGGATGCTGGCTGGCAGAGGTTTGTCGCGGCGCAAGGCTTTACGATGCCTGAGCTGATGGAGCGCTGGCGGGAGCGGATGGAGTTGCTGCGTTTCATCGAACTGCGTTTCAAGATGGGTATCCGCATCTTGCCTGCGGAGATTAAGACCTACTACGACAAGACGCTGCTTCCTGCATATGCGGCGCGTAAGACGACTCCGCCGAAGCTGGATACGATCTCTGATCGCATCCAGGAGATTCTTCTACAGCAGCAGGTTGGTGCATTGCTGGACGACTGGTTGCAGTCATTGAAGGCGCAGGGAAGCGTGCGTATGGCCAAGCCGGGCGAGGTGCTGCCATGA